Proteins encoded within one genomic window of Citrobacter amalonaticus Y19:
- a CDS encoding YehR family lipoprotein, protein MKALNTFFSVVFASVLVFSLAGCGDKEESKTFKADVNGTEIVMTYTYKGDKVIKQTSQNKINFASIGAKTKEDAAKILDPISAKYQNIPGVEEKLNYKDGYAEETVSVDMEKVDFKKLQGVMGAQFSGDPSNGISMKQSQKMLEASGFKEVK, encoded by the coding sequence ATGAAAGCATTAAATACGTTTTTTTCGGTAGTATTCGCGTCAGTTCTCGTTTTCTCTCTGGCAGGATGTGGCGACAAGGAAGAAAGCAAAACATTCAAAGCGGATGTCAATGGTACTGAGATCGTAATGACCTATACCTACAAGGGTGACAAAGTCATTAAGCAGACCTCACAGAACAAAATCAACTTTGCGTCTATCGGGGCAAAAACCAAAGAAGACGCGGCGAAGATCCTTGATCCGATCAGTGCAAAATATCAAAACATTCCGGGCGTAGAAGAGAAGCTGAACTATAAGGATGGCTACGCGGAAGAAACCGTCTCTGTTGACATGGAGAAAGTTGACTTTAAAAAGCTGCAAGGCGTGATGGGTGCTCAATTCTCTGGTGACCCAAGCAATGGTATCAGCATGAAGCAGAGCCAGAAAATGCTGGAAGCCTCTGGCTTTAAAGAAGTGAAATAA
- a CDS encoding ABC transporter permease — MGDVSKVSIQRVLLLLVVLSAAAVALPFVNYAPNRLVSGEGRQLWTLWPGSLSMLTGAGCVLLALCFVPGRKGAWCTLVVTQLLVILMLWSVGKAATHLAATGTPLARTSVGSGLWLGLALGLLACSDAIRRITVQPLWRWVLHAQMAIIPVALLLTGTFDDLSLLKEYANRQDVFDDALTQHLTLLLGTVLPALAIGIPLGIWCYFSTARQGLVFTVLNVIQTVPSVALFGLLIAPLAGLVNAFPWLATVGVAGTGLTPALIALVLYALLPLVRGVVAGLNQVPRDVQESARAMGMSTAQRFLHVQLPLALPVFLRSLRVVMVQTVGMAVIAALIGAGGFGALVFQGLLSSAVDLVLLGVIPVIALAVLIDALFDLGIALLKVTHHD, encoded by the coding sequence TTGGGTGACGTGTCAAAAGTCAGTATTCAGCGCGTACTGTTGCTGCTGGTTGTTCTTTCAGCCGCCGCCGTTGCGCTGCCGTTTGTGAACTATGCCCCGAATCGCCTGGTGTCGGGAGAGGGACGACAGCTCTGGACGCTCTGGCCCGGTTCGCTGTCGATGCTCACCGGCGCAGGCTGCGTCTTGCTGGCATTGTGCTTTGTGCCAGGAAGAAAAGGGGCGTGGTGTACGCTGGTGGTGACACAACTGCTGGTGATCCTGATGCTGTGGAGCGTAGGCAAGGCGGCGACGCATCTGGCAGCAACGGGGACGCCGCTGGCGCGAACCAGCGTGGGAAGCGGTCTCTGGCTGGGACTCGCGCTGGGATTACTGGCCTGCAGCGATGCCATCCGACGTATTACCGTACAGCCACTCTGGCGCTGGGTTTTACATGCGCAGATGGCGATTATTCCCGTCGCGCTCTTGCTGACGGGGACGTTCGATGATCTCTCTTTACTCAAAGAGTACGCGAATCGCCAGGATGTCTTTGATGATGCGCTGACCCAGCATCTGACGTTGTTGTTGGGTACCGTGCTGCCCGCGCTGGCGATTGGCATTCCCCTCGGTATCTGGTGTTATTTTTCCACCGCCCGCCAGGGACTGGTGTTTACCGTTCTCAATGTTATCCAGACCGTTCCTTCCGTCGCGCTGTTTGGTCTGTTGATTGCACCGCTTGCCGGACTGGTGAACGCGTTCCCCTGGCTTGCGACGGTGGGCGTGGCGGGAACCGGTCTGACTCCGGCGCTGATCGCGTTAGTGCTGTATGCGCTCTTGCCGCTGGTTCGCGGCGTGGTGGCCGGGCTGAATCAGGTTCCCCGCGATGTCCAGGAAAGCGCCCGCGCGATGGGGATGAGCACCGCGCAGCGCTTTCTGCACGTTCAGCTTCCGCTGGCGCTGCCGGTTTTTTTGCGTAGCCTGCGGGTGGTGATGGTGCAGACCGTCGGGATGGCCGTCATCGCCGCGCTGATTGGTGCCGGTGGTTTTGGCGCGCTGGTGTTTCAGGGACTGCTGAGCAGTGCCGTGGATCTGGTGCTGCTGGGCGTGATCCCGGTCATTGCGCTGGCAGTCCTGATTGATGCGCTGTTTGACTTAGGGATCGCTCTGCTGAAGGTAACCCACCATGATTGA
- a CDS encoding sensor histidine kinase, giving the protein MYDFNLVLLLLQQMCVFLVIAWLMSKTRLFIPLMQVTVRLPHKLLCYVTFSIFCILGTYFGLHIDDSIANTRAIGAVMGGLLGGPVVGGLVGLTGGLHRYSMGGMTALSCMISTIVEGLLGGLVHSVLTRRGRTDKVFNPLTAGAITFVAEMVQMLIILLIARPFDDAYRLVSNIAAPMMVTNTVGAALFMRILLDKRAMFEKYTSAFSSTALKVAASTEGILRQGFNEVNSMKVAQVLYQELDIGAVAITDRERLLAFTGIGDDHHLPGRPISSSYTLRAIETGEVVYADGNEVPYRCSLHPQCKLGSTLVIPLRGENQRVMGTIKLYEAKNRLFSSINRTLGEGIAQLLSAQILAGQYERQKAMLTQSEIKLLHAQVNPHFLFNALNTIKAVVRRDSEQASQLVQDLSTFFRKNLKRPSEIVTLADEIEHVNAYLQIEKARFQARLQVSLNVPDALAHQQLPAFTLQPIVENAIKHGTSQLMGTGEVSITARQEGQYLMLDIEDNAGLYQPTTNVSGLGMNLVDKRLRERFGDDYGISVVCEPDCFTRITLRLPLEETHD; this is encoded by the coding sequence ATGTACGATTTTAATCTGGTGTTGCTGCTGCTTCAGCAGATGTGTGTGTTCCTGGTTATTGCATGGTTGATGAGCAAAACACGCTTATTCATACCGTTGATGCAGGTTACCGTTCGCTTACCCCATAAGTTACTGTGCTACGTCACCTTCTCTATTTTCTGTATCCTCGGCACCTATTTCGGCCTGCACATTGACGATTCCATCGCCAACACGCGTGCGATTGGCGCAGTGATGGGTGGTCTGCTCGGCGGACCGGTCGTCGGTGGCCTGGTGGGGCTAACCGGGGGGCTGCACCGCTATTCGATGGGCGGCATGACCGCGCTCAGTTGTATGATCTCCACCATCGTTGAAGGACTGCTGGGCGGGCTGGTGCACAGCGTGCTGACGCGCCGGGGACGCACCGATAAAGTCTTCAATCCGCTGACGGCAGGGGCCATTACGTTTGTCGCTGAAATGGTACAGATGCTGATCATCTTGCTGATCGCCCGACCGTTTGACGATGCTTACCGACTGGTCAGCAATATCGCCGCCCCCATGATGGTCACCAACACCGTTGGCGCGGCGCTGTTTATGCGCATTCTGCTCGACAAGCGCGCGATGTTTGAAAAATATACCTCTGCGTTTTCCTCCACCGCGCTGAAAGTGGCGGCCTCCACCGAGGGGATCCTGCGCCAGGGATTCAACGAAGTGAACAGTATGAAGGTGGCGCAGGTGCTGTATCAGGAACTCGATATCGGCGCAGTGGCGATTACTGACCGCGAGAGGCTGTTGGCCTTTACCGGGATTGGCGACGATCATCATTTACCGGGCAGGCCTATCTCTTCCAGCTACACGCTACGGGCCATCGAGACGGGCGAGGTGGTTTATGCTGACGGCAACGAAGTGCCGTACCGCTGTTCGCTGCATCCGCAGTGCAAACTTGGCTCTACGTTGGTTATCCCATTACGCGGTGAAAACCAACGGGTGATGGGGACCATCAAGCTGTACGAAGCAAAAAACCGACTCTTCAGTTCCATTAACCGAACGCTGGGCGAGGGGATTGCTCAGCTACTCTCCGCGCAGATCCTTGCCGGGCAATATGAACGTCAGAAAGCGATGCTGACGCAGTCAGAAATCAAGCTGCTGCATGCGCAGGTCAATCCGCATTTCCTGTTTAATGCGCTCAACACCATTAAAGCGGTGGTGCGCCGCGACAGTGAACAGGCGAGCCAACTGGTGCAGGATCTTTCCACCTTCTTTCGCAAGAACTTAAAGCGCCCGTCGGAGATCGTCACGCTTGCCGACGAAATTGAGCACGTGAATGCCTATCTGCAAATTGAGAAAGCGCGATTCCAGGCGCGGCTGCAGGTGAGTTTAAACGTGCCGGATGCGCTGGCGCATCAGCAGTTGCCGGCCTTCACCCTGCAACCCATCGTCGAAAACGCCATTAAGCACGGGACGTCACAACTGATGGGCACGGGGGAGGTGTCCATCACCGCCCGGCAGGAAGGACAGTACCTGATGCTGGATATTGAAGATAACGCCGGGTTGTATCAGCCCACTACGAATGTCAGCGGTCTGGGCATGAATCTGGTCGATAAACGCCTGCGCGAACGGTTTGGCGATGACTATGGCATTAGCGTGGTCTGCGAACCGGATTGCTTTACCCGAATAACCCTACGACTGCCCCTGGAGGAGACGCATGATTAA
- a CDS encoding ABC transporter ATP-binding protein: MIEFSHVNKAFGEHNAVSDLNLHVKEGSFSVLIGTSGSGKSTTLKMINRLVEHDSGIIRFAGEEIRRLPVLELRRRMGYAIQSIGLFPHWTVAQNIATVPQLLKWPRRKIDERVEELMALLGLETGLRERYPHQLSGGQQQRVGVARALAADPQVLLMDEPFGALDPVTRGALQQEMTRIHRLLGRTIVLVTHDIDEALRLAEHLVLMDGGNVVQQGTPLAMLTAPANDFVQQFFGRSELGVRLLSLRTVADYVRRDEQIAGEALTEEMTLRDALSAFVARGCDVLPVVNQQGGVCGTLHFRDLLLETLTHETAV; the protein is encoded by the coding sequence ATGATTGAATTTAGCCACGTGAATAAAGCCTTTGGCGAGCACAACGCGGTTAGCGACCTGAATCTGCACGTTAAGGAAGGCAGTTTCTCGGTGCTGATTGGCACCTCAGGTTCAGGGAAGTCCACTACCCTGAAAATGATTAACCGGCTGGTGGAGCATGACAGCGGCATAATTCGCTTTGCGGGTGAGGAAATTCGCCGTCTGCCGGTGCTGGAACTGCGTCGGCGGATGGGCTACGCAATTCAGTCGATTGGCCTGTTCCCGCACTGGACGGTGGCGCAGAACATCGCCACCGTGCCGCAATTGCTGAAGTGGCCGCGCAGAAAAATTGATGAGCGGGTGGAAGAATTAATGGCGCTGCTCGGCCTGGAAACTGGGCTGCGCGAGCGTTATCCGCATCAGCTTTCCGGTGGGCAGCAGCAACGTGTGGGCGTGGCGCGGGCGCTGGCTGCCGATCCGCAGGTGCTGCTGATGGATGAACCTTTCGGCGCACTGGATCCGGTCACACGCGGGGCGTTGCAGCAGGAGATGACCCGCATCCACCGTCTGTTGGGGCGAACCATTGTGCTGGTCACGCATGATATTGATGAAGCGCTGCGCCTGGCGGAGCATCTGGTGCTGATGGACGGCGGAAACGTTGTTCAGCAAGGGACGCCGCTGGCGATGCTGACGGCGCCAGCAAATGACTTTGTGCAACAGTTTTTCGGTCGCAGTGAACTGGGGGTACGGTTGCTGTCACTGCGAACCGTGGCCGACTATGTTCGCCGGGATGAACAGATCGCCGGGGAGGCGCTGACGGAAGAGATGACGCTGCGCGATGCGCTTTCCGCGTTTGTCGCGCGCGGGTGCGACGTGTTACCGGTGGTCAATCAGCAGGGTGGTGTCTGTGGGACGCTGCATTTTCGCGATCTGCTACTGGAGACGCTGACGCATGAAACGGCTGTGTGA
- a CDS encoding protein YohO, whose translation MSVAKIGVITLFLLMAIGGIGGVMLAGYTFILRAG comes from the coding sequence ATGAGCGTCGCGAAAATCGGTGTCATCACCCTCTTTTTACTCATGGCCATCGGCGGTATTGGCGGGGTGATGCTCGCAGGCTATACCTTCATTTTGCGTGCCGGCTAA
- the btsR gene encoding two-component system response regulator BtsR: MIKVLIVDDEPLARENLRILLQEQSDIEIVGECANAVEAIGAVHRLHPDVLFLDIQMPRISGLEMVGMLDPEHRPYIVFLTAYDEYAIKAFEEHAFDYLLKPIEEARLEKTLSRLRQERSKQDVSVLPENQQSLKFIPCSGHSRIYLLQMDDVAFVSSRMSGVFVTSSEGKEGFTELTLRTLESRTPLLRCHRQYLVNMAQLQEIRLEDNGQAELILRNGLTVPVSRRYLKSLKEAIGL; encoded by the coding sequence ATGATTAAGGTGCTGATTGTGGATGATGAGCCGTTAGCGCGGGAAAATCTGCGGATCTTGTTACAGGAACAAAGTGATATTGAGATAGTGGGCGAGTGCGCCAACGCCGTTGAAGCGATTGGCGCGGTGCATAGACTGCATCCGGACGTGCTGTTTCTGGATATTCAAATGCCGCGTATCAGCGGGCTGGAAATGGTCGGTATGCTTGACCCGGAGCATCGTCCGTATATTGTTTTTCTGACCGCGTATGACGAATACGCGATTAAGGCCTTTGAAGAGCATGCCTTTGATTATCTTCTGAAACCGATAGAAGAGGCGAGACTGGAGAAAACCCTCAGCCGCCTGCGCCAGGAGCGAAGCAAACAGGACGTGTCGGTGCTGCCGGAAAACCAGCAGTCGCTGAAGTTTATCCCCTGTAGCGGGCATAGCAGGATCTATCTGCTGCAAATGGATGATGTCGCTTTTGTCAGCAGCCGCATGAGCGGCGTGTTCGTGACCAGTAGCGAAGGCAAAGAAGGCTTTACGGAACTGACGCTCAGAACGCTGGAAAGCCGCACGCCGTTGCTGCGCTGCCATCGACAGTATCTGGTTAACATGGCGCAGTTACAGGAAATTCGCCTGGAAGATAACGGTCAGGCAGAGCTGATATTACGCAACGGATTAACCGTGCCGGTCAGCCGCCGCTATCTGAAAAGTTTGAAAGAGGCGATTGGCCTGTAA
- a CDS encoding DUF1456 family protein, which produces MLSNDILRSLRYILKVNNNHMVRILALADMESTSANFDTWMTKEDEEGFVRCPDIILSGFLNGLIYEKRGKDDSAPELALERRVNNNTVLKKLRIAFSLKTDDIQAIMTQQNVRVSMPEITAMMRSVDHKNYRECGDQFMRYFLRGLAVRLHGNKD; this is translated from the coding sequence ATGCTTAGTAACGATATTCTTCGTAGCCTGCGCTACATCCTGAAAGTGAATAATAACCACATGGTGCGCATTCTTGCGCTGGCCGACATGGAATCCACCTCTGCGAATTTCGACACCTGGATGACCAAAGAAGACGAAGAGGGGTTTGTCCGCTGCCCGGATATTATCCTCTCCGGATTTCTGAATGGCCTGATCTACGAGAAGCGCGGCAAAGATGATTCAGCGCCTGAACTGGCGCTTGAGCGTCGGGTGAACAATAACACAGTGCTGAAAAAGCTGCGTATCGCCTTTTCGCTGAAAACGGATGATATTCAGGCGATCATGACTCAGCAGAACGTTCGCGTTTCAATGCCGGAAATCACCGCCATGATGCGTTCTGTGGATCATAAAAACTACCGCGAGTGCGGTGACCAGTTTATGCGTTATTTCCTGCGCGGATTGGCAGTGCGCCTGCACGGTAATAAAGACTGA
- a CDS encoding ABC transporter permease produces MKRLCDPLIWLIALFLLMLLGLPHSQTIFASLFPELPRPVYQQESFLALALAHFWLVAVSSLFAVVIGVGAGMVVTRPWGREFRPLVETIAAVGQTFPPVAVLAIAVPVMGFGQQPAILALILYGVLPILQATLAGLGSIADSVRSIASGMGMSPGQQLRKVELPLAAPVILAGVRTSVIINIGTATIASTVGASTLGTPIIIGLSGFNTAYVIQGALLVALAAIIVDRLFERLVLHLSRHAK; encoded by the coding sequence ATGAAACGGCTGTGTGACCCGCTGATCTGGTTGATTGCGCTCTTCCTGCTGATGCTGTTGGGTTTACCGCACAGCCAGACGATTTTCGCCAGTCTGTTTCCTGAACTTCCGCGCCCGGTTTACCAGCAGGAGAGCTTTCTCGCGCTGGCGCTGGCCCATTTCTGGCTGGTCGCGGTGTCGAGCCTGTTTGCCGTGGTGATTGGCGTGGGTGCCGGAATGGTGGTGACACGTCCCTGGGGACGAGAGTTTCGTCCGCTGGTGGAGACCATTGCTGCCGTTGGACAAACCTTTCCGCCCGTCGCGGTGCTGGCGATTGCAGTGCCGGTGATGGGGTTTGGCCAGCAACCAGCCATTCTCGCGCTGATCCTGTACGGTGTGTTACCCATCCTGCAGGCGACGCTGGCGGGACTGGGGTCGATTGCGGACAGCGTGCGCAGCATTGCCAGCGGAATGGGGATGAGTCCGGGACAACAGTTGCGTAAGGTTGAGCTGCCGCTGGCGGCGCCGGTGATTCTGGCAGGCGTTCGCACGTCGGTGATTATCAATATTGGCACGGCAACTATCGCGTCGACGGTGGGGGCCAGCACGCTCGGTACGCCGATTATCATCGGGCTGAGCGGATTCAATACGGCGTATGTCATTCAGGGCGCGCTGCTGGTCGCGCTGGCGGCGATCATCGTAGACCGCCTGTTCGAGCGGTTAGTGCTGCACCTTAGCCGGCACGCAAAATGA
- the mlrA gene encoding HTH-type transcriptional regulator MlrA has protein sequence MALYTIGEVALLCDINPVTLRAWQRRYGLLKPQRTDGGHRLFNDSDIDRIREIKRWIDNGVQVGKVKMLLSNENVDLQNGWREQQETLLHYLQNNNLHSLRIWLKERGQDYPAQTLTTHLFLPLRRRLQCQQPTLLALLGILDGVLINYIAICLASARKKQGKDALVVGWNIHDTTRLWLEGWVASQQGWRVDVLAHSLSQFRPDLFEGRTLLVWCGENQTSAQQQQLNTWRAEGHDIYPLGI, from the coding sequence ATGGCGCTTTACACTATAGGTGAAGTGGCTTTGCTTTGTGATATTAACCCCGTTACGCTCCGCGCGTGGCAACGGCGTTATGGATTATTGAAACCGCAGCGGACCGACGGCGGACATCGCCTGTTCAATGATTCAGATATCGACAGGATCCGCGAAATTAAGCGCTGGATAGATAACGGGGTGCAGGTCGGCAAGGTCAAAATGCTGTTGAGCAATGAGAATGTGGATCTGCAAAACGGCTGGCGTGAACAGCAGGAAACCCTGCTGCACTATCTGCAAAATAACAATCTGCACAGCCTGCGGATCTGGCTAAAAGAGCGTGGGCAGGATTACCCCGCGCAGACGCTAACCACCCACCTTTTTCTTCCGCTGCGTCGGCGGTTGCAGTGCCAACAGCCCACGCTACTGGCACTATTGGGGATCCTTGACGGCGTGTTGATCAACTACATCGCCATTTGCCTCGCCTCGGCCAGAAAAAAACAGGGGAAAGATGCGCTGGTCGTGGGCTGGAATATTCACGATACCACGCGTCTGTGGCTGGAAGGCTGGGTCGCCAGCCAGCAGGGATGGCGGGTTGACGTACTGGCGCATTCGCTGAGCCAGTTTCGCCCGGACCTGTTCGAGGGACGAACTTTACTGGTGTGGTGCGGCGAAAATCAGACATCGGCACAGCAGCAGCAACTGAATACCTGGCGCGCGGAAGGACACGATATTTATCCACTTGGCATTTAA
- the metG gene encoding methionine--tRNA ligase, with product MTQVAKKILVTCALPYANGSIHLGHMLEHIQADVWVRYQRMRGHEVNFICADDAHGTPIMLKAQQLGITPEQMIGEMSQEHQTDFAGFNISYDNYHSTHSDENRELSELIYTRLKENGFIKNRTISQLYDPEKGMFLPDRFVKGTCPKCKSPDQYGDNCEVCGATYSPTELIEPKSVVSGATPVMRDSEHFFFDLPSFSEMLQAWTRSGALQEQVANKMQEWFESGLQQWDISRDAPYFGFEIPNAPGKYFYVWLDAPIGYMGSFKNLCDKRGDTVSFDEYWKKDSTAELYHFIGKDIVYFHSLFWPAMLEGSNFRKPTNLFVHGYVTVNGAKMSKSRGTFIKASTWLNHFDADSLRYYYTAKLSSRIDDIDLNLEDFVQRVNTDIVNKVVNLASRNAGFISKRFDGVLATELADPALYKTFTDAATMIGDAWESREFGKAIREIMALADVANRYVDEQAPWVVAKQEGRDADLQAICSMGINLFRVLMTYLKPVLPTLSERVEAFLNTELSWDTVQQPLLGHKVNTFKALYNRIDMKQVDALVEASKEEVKAMTAPVTGPLADFPIQETINFDDFAKVDLRVALIENAEFVDGSDKLLRLTLDLGGEKRNVFSGIRSAYPDPQVLIGRHTIMVANLAPRKMRFGISEGMVMAAGPGGKDIFLLTPDEGAKPGHQVK from the coding sequence GCGGCCACGAGGTCAACTTCATCTGCGCCGACGACGCCCACGGCACGCCGATCATGCTGAAAGCACAGCAGCTTGGCATCACCCCGGAGCAGATGATTGGTGAAATGAGTCAGGAACACCAGACGGATTTCGCCGGGTTCAACATCAGCTATGACAACTACCACTCCACGCACAGCGATGAGAACCGGGAACTGTCTGAGCTTATCTATACCCGTCTGAAAGAGAACGGTTTTATTAAGAACCGCACCATCTCTCAGCTCTACGATCCGGAAAAAGGCATGTTCCTGCCGGACCGTTTTGTGAAAGGCACCTGTCCGAAATGTAAATCTCCGGATCAATACGGCGACAACTGTGAAGTGTGCGGCGCGACCTACAGCCCGACTGAGCTGATCGAGCCGAAATCCGTGGTGTCTGGCGCAACGCCGGTGATGCGTGACTCCGAACACTTCTTCTTTGACCTGCCCTCTTTCAGCGAAATGCTGCAGGCATGGACCCGTAGCGGCGCGCTGCAGGAGCAGGTCGCGAACAAAATGCAGGAATGGTTTGAATCTGGCCTGCAACAGTGGGATATCTCCCGCGATGCGCCTTACTTTGGTTTTGAAATCCCGAATGCGCCAGGCAAATACTTCTATGTCTGGCTGGATGCGCCAATCGGCTATATGGGCTCTTTCAAAAACCTGTGCGACAAGCGCGGCGATACCGTCAGCTTTGACGAATACTGGAAGAAAGATTCAACGGCCGAGCTGTATCATTTCATCGGTAAAGATATTGTCTACTTCCACAGCCTGTTCTGGCCGGCCATGCTGGAGGGCAGCAACTTCCGCAAGCCGACTAACCTGTTCGTGCATGGTTATGTCACGGTCAACGGCGCGAAGATGTCCAAATCCCGCGGCACCTTTATTAAGGCCAGCACCTGGCTGAACCATTTTGACGCCGACAGCCTGCGCTACTACTACACCGCGAAACTCTCTTCGCGCATTGATGATATCGACCTGAACCTGGAAGATTTCGTCCAACGCGTGAACACCGATATCGTCAACAAGGTGGTGAACCTCGCCTCCCGTAATGCTGGCTTTATCAGCAAGCGTTTTGATGGTGTGCTGGCGACTGAACTGGCCGATCCTGCGCTTTATAAAACTTTTACCGACGCGGCGACGATGATTGGCGACGCGTGGGAAAGCCGTGAATTCGGCAAAGCGATTCGTGAAATCATGGCGCTGGCGGATGTCGCGAACCGCTATGTGGACGAGCAGGCTCCGTGGGTCGTGGCGAAACAGGAAGGCCGCGACGCCGATCTGCAGGCGATTTGCTCAATGGGCATCAACCTGTTCCGCGTGCTGATGACTTACCTGAAGCCGGTGCTGCCGACCCTGAGCGAGCGCGTCGAAGCGTTCCTCAATACGGAGCTGAGCTGGGATACTGTCCAGCAACCGCTGCTGGGCCACAAGGTGAACACCTTCAAAGCGCTGTATAACCGTATCGACATGAAGCAGGTTGACGCGCTGGTTGAAGCGTCTAAGGAAGAGGTCAAAGCCATGACCGCTCCGGTGACTGGCCCGCTGGCGGACTTCCCGATTCAGGAAACCATTAACTTTGATGATTTCGCCAAAGTCGATCTGCGCGTGGCGCTAATTGAAAACGCCGAATTTGTTGACGGTTCCGACAAACTGCTGCGCCTGACGCTGGACCTGGGCGGCGAGAAGCGCAACGTTTTCTCCGGTATTCGCTCTGCTTATCCGGATCCGCAGGTGCTGATTGGTCGTCATACCATCATGGTGGCGAACCTGGCGCCGCGTAAAATGCGCTTCGGCATCTCTGAAGGGATGGTGATGGCGGCGGGTCCTGGCGGGAAAGATATCTTCCTGCTGACCCCGGATGAAGGCGCGAAGCCTGGACATCAGGTTAAATAA
- a CDS encoding ABC transporter substrate-binding protein, which translates to MTISKIWAGSLALLAAVSLPLQAASPVKVGSKIDTEGALLGNIILQVLESHGVKTVNKVQLGTTPVVRGAITSGELDIYPEYTGNGAFFFKDENDPAWKNAKEGFEKVKKLDAEQNKLVWLTPAPANNTWTIAVRSDVAEKNKLTSLADLSRYLKEGGTFKLAASAEFIERADALPAFEKAYGFTLGQAQLLSLAGGDTAVTIKAAAQQTSGVNAAMAYGTDGPVAALGLQTLSDPKGVQPIYAPAPVVREAVLKAYPQMAEWLQPVFASLDEKTLQQLNASIAVEGLDAKKVAADYLKQKGWVK; encoded by the coding sequence ATGACAATCTCAAAGATTTGGGCCGGTTCGCTGGCGCTGTTAGCGGCAGTGAGCTTACCCTTGCAGGCGGCGTCGCCGGTGAAGGTTGGGTCGAAAATTGATACCGAAGGCGCGCTACTAGGCAACATCATTTTGCAGGTGCTGGAAAGCCACGGCGTTAAAACGGTCAATAAAGTTCAGTTAGGTACCACGCCGGTCGTGCGCGGCGCAATCACCTCGGGCGAACTGGATATCTATCCCGAATACACCGGTAACGGCGCGTTCTTCTTCAAAGATGAAAACGATCCGGCATGGAAAAATGCGAAAGAAGGCTTTGAGAAAGTCAAAAAACTCGATGCAGAGCAGAATAAGCTGGTCTGGTTAACGCCCGCTCCTGCCAACAATACCTGGACCATCGCGGTGCGTAGCGATGTCGCCGAAAAGAATAAACTCACCTCACTGGCCGATCTCAGCCGCTATCTGAAAGAGGGCGGTACGTTCAAACTGGCCGCCTCCGCCGAATTTATCGAGCGTGCCGACGCGCTGCCCGCGTTCGAAAAAGCCTACGGTTTTACGCTCGGTCAGGCACAACTGCTTTCACTGGCGGGCGGTGACACGGCAGTGACCATCAAAGCGGCCGCGCAGCAAACGTCCGGCGTCAATGCTGCGATGGCCTACGGTACGGATGGCCCGGTCGCCGCGTTGGGCCTGCAGACGTTAAGCGATCCCAAAGGCGTTCAGCCCATTTATGCGCCAGCCCCTGTGGTGCGTGAGGCGGTGTTGAAGGCGTACCCGCAGATGGCGGAATGGCTGCAACCCGTGTTTGCCAGCCTGGATGAAAAAACGCTGCAACAGCTCAATGCCAGCATTGCCGTTGAAGGATTAGACGCCAAAAAAGTGGCGGCGGACTATCTGAAGCAAAAGGGATGGGTGAAGTAA